A DNA window from Pseudomonas sp. B21-056 contains the following coding sequences:
- a CDS encoding putative DNA modification/repair radical SAM protein gives MQLIAKLGILADAAKYDASCASSGAPKRSSRGRDGLGATDGMGICHSYTPDGRCVSLLKVLLTNFCLYDCQYCVNRRSSNVPRARFTPEEVVRLTLDFYRRNCISGLFLSSGIIRSADYTMEQLVRVARLLREVHQFRGYIHLKTIPDADPLLIEEAGRLADRLSVNIELPSEASLKRLAPEKQLVTIRQAMGTIHQGQQAVAGEARAPRFAPAGQSTQVIVGADATDDHAILQNAESLYQGYGLRRVYYSAFSPIPDSPASVPLAAPPLLREHRLYQADFLMRGYGYKAGEILGGAGNLDLDIDPKLAWALANREVFPLDVNRAEPALLARIPGIGLRSVQRLVALRRERRVRYDDLVQLRCVLEKARPFIVTSDYRPVEAQMRSGLLRARLREPQAPLQMGLWG, from the coding sequence ATGCAACTGATCGCCAAGCTCGGCATTCTCGCCGACGCTGCCAAGTATGACGCCTCCTGCGCCAGCAGTGGTGCTCCCAAGCGCAGCTCCCGCGGTCGCGATGGTCTGGGGGCTACGGATGGCATGGGCATCTGTCATAGCTACACACCGGATGGGCGCTGCGTCTCGCTGCTCAAGGTGTTGCTGACCAATTTCTGCCTCTACGACTGCCAGTATTGTGTCAACCGTCGCTCCAGCAACGTGCCGAGGGCGCGCTTCACGCCGGAGGAGGTGGTGCGGCTGACCCTGGATTTCTATCGTCGCAACTGCATCAGCGGCCTATTCCTGAGTTCCGGCATCATTCGGTCGGCGGACTACACGATGGAACAACTGGTGCGCGTGGCGCGGTTGTTGCGGGAGGTGCACCAGTTTCGGGGCTATATCCATCTCAAGACCATTCCCGACGCCGATCCGCTGCTGATCGAAGAAGCCGGACGGCTGGCCGATCGCCTCAGCGTGAACATCGAGTTGCCCAGCGAGGCGAGCCTCAAGCGCCTGGCGCCGGAGAAGCAATTGGTCACGATCCGCCAGGCCATGGGCACCATCCATCAGGGCCAGCAAGCGGTGGCCGGAGAAGCCCGGGCACCTCGCTTCGCCCCGGCCGGGCAGAGCACCCAGGTAATCGTTGGGGCCGATGCCACCGATGACCATGCGATCCTGCAGAACGCCGAGTCGCTCTACCAGGGTTATGGCCTGCGACGGGTCTACTATTCAGCGTTCAGCCCGATTCCCGACAGCCCCGCCAGCGTGCCGTTGGCAGCGCCGCCGTTGCTGCGCGAGCACAGGCTGTACCAGGCTGATTTTCTCATGCGCGGCTACGGCTACAAGGCGGGCGAGATCCTGGGCGGCGCCGGCAACCTGGACCTGGACATCGACCCCAAACTGGCTTGGGCGCTGGCGAACCGTGAAGTGTTTCCCCTTGACGTCAACCGTGCCGAACCCGCCTTGCTGGCGCGTATTCCGGGGATTGGCTTGCGCAGTGTGCAACGCCTGGTGGCGCTGCGTCGGGAGAGACGGGTTCGCTACGACGATCTGGTGCAGTTGCGCTGTGTGCTGGAGAAGGCGCGACCGTTCATTGTCACCAGCGACTACCGGCCAGTCGAGGCGCAGATGCGCAGCGGCCTGCTGCGGGCGCGCTTGCGTGAGCCCCAGGCGCCCCTGCAAATGGGGTTGTGGGGATGA
- a CDS encoding YhfG family protein, producing MGTISLETKKAYAARTRRSNYAASLRLEGFKVTFTDGECKMPTREEVLKTFTKTRA from the coding sequence ATGGGCACTATCAGCCTTGAAACTAAAAAGGCCTACGCGGCCAGGACGCGTCGATCCAACTATGCGGCCAGTCTGCGCCTGGAAGGCTTCAAAGTGACCTTTACCGATGGCGAATGCAAAATGCCGACGCGTGAAGAAGTCTTGAAGACCTTCACCAAGACCCGGGCCTGA
- a CDS encoding putative adenosine monophosphate-protein transferase Fic translates to MPDKYGVGEDAYCYAGSTVLRNKLDIRDEPTLSEAEQQLSAIAADNVEFNPPPYNLVYLQNIHRLLFSDLYEWAGELRTVGMAKQDTRFCQPQFMEKEAGKIFKSMATARWFEGMSRAELIIAVADAYSDINVVHPFREGNGRAQRILFEHLIMNAGFEISWWGIEKEEWIVANIAAYNCTLGPMEQVFEKCIGDEIPPHQLISIPTQNGKQ, encoded by the coding sequence ATGCCAGACAAGTATGGAGTCGGCGAAGACGCCTATTGCTATGCCGGCTCCACAGTCCTTCGCAACAAACTCGACATCCGTGACGAACCCACGTTAAGCGAAGCCGAACAACAGCTCTCGGCCATCGCTGCGGACAACGTCGAATTCAACCCTCCCCCTTACAACCTGGTTTACCTTCAGAACATTCACCGGCTGCTGTTTTCGGACTTGTATGAGTGGGCCGGGGAACTGCGGACCGTTGGGATGGCCAAGCAGGACACACGCTTCTGCCAGCCACAGTTCATGGAGAAGGAGGCTGGCAAGATCTTCAAGAGCATGGCGACGGCCAGATGGTTCGAAGGCATGAGCCGGGCGGAACTGATCATTGCCGTTGCCGATGCCTATTCCGATATCAACGTCGTCCACCCCTTCCGCGAAGGCAATGGCCGTGCCCAGCGCATCCTCTTCGAGCACCTCATCATGAATGCCGGGTTTGAAATCAGTTGGTGGGGCATTGAAAAAGAGGAGTGGATCGTCGCTAATATCGCCGCCTACAACTGCACGCTCGGGCCAATGGAGCAGGTGTTCGAGAAGTGCATCGGCGATGAAATCCCCCCACATCAACTCATCAGCATTCCGACGCAGAATGGAAAACAATAA
- a CDS encoding SPFH domain-containing protein, with protein sequence MTYRCIKYWVILTLGALAVYFICAETFYSVNEQDRGVVLRNGKFLTVAPPGLGWKIPFVDQVKTVSMQNNLVYWPVFQARTEDLDVMDLEVSIVWRVAPNEVQKMYKEYATLEAIENILLIPKITEQARLAVSHYTTEQALKNREAFVRGFSSAVRAAVDGPILIESIDIGNVHMKSIHIE encoded by the coding sequence ATGACCTATCGCTGTATCAAGTATTGGGTCATTTTGACCCTGGGGGCACTGGCTGTATATTTCATCTGCGCCGAGACTTTTTACTCTGTCAATGAACAGGATCGCGGCGTGGTCCTGCGCAACGGCAAGTTCCTGACTGTGGCACCACCTGGCCTCGGTTGGAAAATCCCCTTCGTGGATCAAGTAAAAACCGTTTCGATGCAAAACAACCTGGTCTACTGGCCCGTTTTTCAGGCAAGGACTGAAGACCTGGATGTGATGGACCTGGAAGTTTCCATCGTTTGGCGAGTCGCGCCGAACGAGGTTCAGAAAATGTATAAGGAATACGCCACCCTCGAAGCGATCGAAAATATCTTGCTTATCCCCAAAATAACGGAGCAAGCCAGGCTAGCCGTCTCTCATTACACGACAGAGCAGGCTTTGAAAAACCGGGAGGCGTTCGTCCGCGGCTTTTCATCCGCAGTCAGAGCCGCGGTTGATGGCCCCATCCTTATTGAGAGCATCGATATCGGAAATGTGCACATGAAAAGCATCCATATCGAATAG
- a CDS encoding SPFH domain-containing protein codes for MRRNVCLIGSGLAATIAACVLASLSFYTISERELGLVLRNGKINSVAGPGLGWRLPVIDKVLRIPSQNSILSIADVHNYTADLHEFRTDVSVAWHVAPDRIADIYTQYNDIQSVELAFIKPRVSSQIGLVMSRYKGIQMFEHPDRFIKDASAAIKEAAGALVVIDSVNFEKLVLADLDRSASSNEAAATAVAAP; via the coding sequence ATGCGTCGCAACGTTTGCCTTATAGGCTCAGGATTAGCAGCAACCATCGCAGCTTGTGTGCTGGCAAGCCTCTCTTTTTACACCATCAGCGAAAGAGAGCTCGGCCTGGTCCTGCGCAACGGCAAGATCAATTCGGTTGCAGGCCCCGGATTGGGCTGGCGACTGCCCGTCATTGACAAGGTGCTCCGAATCCCAAGTCAAAATAGCATCTTGAGTATTGCAGACGTCCATAACTACACCGCAGACCTTCATGAATTCAGAACTGACGTATCCGTCGCCTGGCATGTAGCGCCGGACAGGATTGCGGACATCTACACCCAATACAACGACATTCAATCGGTGGAGCTGGCGTTTATAAAGCCACGGGTTTCCAGCCAGATCGGCTTGGTCATGTCGCGCTATAAAGGCATCCAAATGTTCGAACACCCCGACAGATTCATAAAGGATGCCTCTGCCGCAATTAAAGAAGCCGCCGGCGCGTTGGTGGTCATCGATAGCGTGAATTTTGAAAAGCTCGTGCTAGCGGATCTGGATCGATCTGCCTCTTCCAACGAAGCCGCCGCTACGGCAGTGGCGGCGCCTTGA